AGATTATACTCGCCTGCAGGACTAAGACACTGAAGATGGTTTGGGTCAGACAAAACATATCTACCATCATAATACGAATGCAGAGAAAGGTTCAGGAAAGTGTGAAGCTGTTATGCAAAAGCTCGCAGTGCCAAAAGAGTGAAAATCGAGAAGCAAGAGAGCAGTATAGGAAGTTATGTGGTTCTAGCCAAATTTTCATGGGCAAACAAGAAGCACAAGTTCACTAGTCAAATTTGGAATACATAGATACTGATCTATAGAAGTATTTTAAAGCAATTGACATCATCAAAAGCTTACATCGCCAATAGGATCTTCAAACTTCGCTTGCCGAAACAGTTGATGGATGCGGACAATTTGCTGATCTGTTAGAGACTTGATCAACATTTTGGGCTGGAATTCAGGGCCCATTTCGCCTGGAAGAAACAACTAGCTCAAATAAACACCCTGATACTATTAAGGCAGAAAGAAAGTCAGTTCCACGAAAAACATGAAGACTAGAGATACTTGCATTTAGAACAGCAGGGAATCATTAACAGACTGAAGTCAAAAAGGTGTTTCTTCCCATAAACTAATCATTAGCTTGCTTTCACTCTTACCGATCAAACGCTCGGCATGTGCTTTGCTGATATTTACAAATTCATGCTGAAGAAACTGCAGAATGTTCTGTTTTGAAGTTTCTGTAATAAGTCGTTTAATAAGGAGCAAATCAACAGATGATGGATGATGCTTTGTCTCCAATGGAACAGGGGGCATCACATCAGTTCTCCGGGCAAATTTTATAGTCATGCTTTTACTGTGGAAACGGAAGAAAGTCACAAGTCACATATCTAGATTAACAGTTAGTTGAGTGTGTGTACGTATGCATGTGCATGAGTGTGCTTGTTGAGTGTGTGccacagagaagagagagagagagagagagagagagagagagagagagagagagttactcAGATGTATCCgatacaaatttgaaaatgaattgagcaTATGGGGTAATCACAGCCATTTGTCGCATATAATGCAAAATCTTTGACTGCAAAGTCAACAATAGTGTCATTTTACTCCTTTTGATCTGTAGACTTGTAAACTGATGATATAAGTATACTGAACAGGCACAACTAAGGATCGCCAAGAGAGAAGTAAACTGAATTTTGATACTGACACAGATCAACTAAATAAGAACATACGCGGTAGGTTGTCCAATTTCCCTCAATCACAACTTGAATTTCAGCCCCATGCCactcttcctttttctccagtTTTTCATGTATATGAATGTGAGGTATATTCCTGGGATGCGAAGAGACAACATTGCTCAGTACTTTTGAACAATCagttgaaataattttttggactcTGCTTATAGGCATATGCCGCCATGGATGATTGAAAAGGTGATTTGAAGAACCTAAAGAATTGTAACCACTCGAGATTTACAAAGGAGGCGTGTCATTTGATGATAAATCAAGTAGAAATACAAGGTGAATAGACCTTGCAATGCATCCATAAATCCCTTCTTGCATACATGTGTAAGCTATGTTCACCAAAAACCTTCAACTTGTGTCAAGACATATTTCATAACATGCTTTTCCAGTGAAACTCTCCAAACACAAGTCATACCGGTGAATATCAATATCCAGCCTGCAGAATGACACATAATTTTGGCCTCTCATTGATGAGGAGATATCTATAGGAAGTCCCGTACTCATTTTGGACCAAATCAGGGCCTGCAAGATCAACGTATATAACCTTGTCAATCAAATTCTGTAAACGTAATTTATATGCTAACACGAACGAAACATCCCATAACATTACTTTTGagttcccttcttcatattctcTATTCATTTCTATACTACCCCGCAATGAAACAATATCTgcaatttcatcattttaattggTGTTTATATAGATTAGGCATATTGGCATTCAGCATATGGAAAGTAGGCAGCAATCTTTATGCAGTCTTTGAGTTTAAACTAATGCTAATCTGTGCAAAAGATGGTCCCAAATTTTGAATTCTGAAATTACAGatataaataaaacaattcaTGTCAGATCAGCACACAACATAGCTAAATTACTAGGCAGATGAAGATTGGCTATGTCAGTTTTCAAATCCAATCTATTAATGAGATTAAAAAATTACCATCTTTGCACCAAGACCAAACTTTCCACGTGTCTGTCTCAAGCCATACTTTGTTCCAGACAGAACTGCATAAATAAGAACAACTTATAGAAAGTTCAAGGGAGTGTGTGAATCAAACCCAAAAGCAGACACAGACACAAACTGACAGACATACACAAGCGTCTTTCAAATGAGAATTAAGCcagcaaaaggtttaaaacctCGTCCAAACATATTTGGGATGTCATCATGTGGCATTCCTCTTCCGTTGTCCTACAAGAGAGATGGATAGGCAAGAAATGCCATTTCGGTAAATGTCACCTTCAGATAATACAAATCAAAAGTAACATGTGATGCAGATAAAAATCGTTTCGAGGTGACGAAGCTTTAGATGAGAATTATGTCAGACCTTGCATGTCACCCTGTAAAATGAAGCCTCTCCTCGACCCTTCATTGCTTTTGCTGGTGTAGGCTCCTTGACTTTCTTCCCAAGGGCAGCATTCTTTGCTTGAATTTCCTGATTTCTAGCTTCCTTAGCTAATCTTTTCTGAATGAcatgaagaaattaaaagactcaacCAATAGGAAAGGAATGAAAATTAGTTGTTTAATGATTCAGACTTTGATCCTAAATGTTTATTCATGCCAATAAATCGAGTCAGGGAAGTCTTTAGGGAAATTAACCATCCAAATGGAAATTCACAGAAACAGCTGAAACTCAGATGTCAAAATCAGTACTAAGTTCAAGGTACGGTAATGATAGTTGAAGCAGATGCAATAGAAGCATACCCACCTCCCGAGCCTTGGCAGTCTCATAGTCATCATAAAGTTCCTCATCAACACGTTCTCGATCAACAAGACCGATCATAGTGTTAAACTTGACTTTCCCTATCTCTTCACTTAAACAACCAATAGTTCAGAAATGAACAGAGCATTGATATACAAACACCAGAAAAGGAACAAGTATCATGCACATGAGGTTGAAGAATGAGTGGATGATTGAGACTTATTGCATGTAGTTTTCCAATAAGCTAATACACTAGACGATAATACCAAATTACCCATCAATTAAGTAGTCACAGAAACTCAGCGCTTACATTGTTACCTCCACAACGGGAAGCTCAGAGATGGACTCTGCTGAATCAAGTGAATTCTCGACAAGCTCTCTCACAGTAGTGTAGAGGCATTTCCCAGGCTACAGATAAATTCTGCACTCATTATTGGGCGGGACTTTCTGCTGATAAATATATCGAACAGGTAGCAGACAAAAACTGAAACCAAAACCAGGAAACTAGACGAACAAAACTCACGTTATCAAAACCAGCGATGTTCTTATTCTCCGCGAAAAACTCCGCCGGAGATTCTGCAATCGACAAAAAAGTTCCTCAAGACACACCATCCACAAAAACCAACTCCTCGGCACACGGAACGTCCAAAAAAGCACAGACCACGCGCGTATAAGtagatgcacaaattcaagcgaggaagagaagaaagaagagaacgAACTCTGCTTGAGAACGCTGTCCTTGGCCTTCCTCGGGGTCTTCGATTTGCCCCTCTTCGGTTGGTCGGCAGGGCTTTCGCTGCTGCCACCCGCCTCCATCAAAACCGTGACCTTCTGAGCCGATCCGAAGGGGTGCAATTCTTCAATTGGTGCGAACAGAACTAGTGAACCACGAGGTTCTTTCGAGACCCGAGCGGGAGAGAACAGAGTGAAAACGGAGCGAGGGAGGTGTGCAGAGCTAAGCTAGGGCTAGTATCTACCAGTTGCTATGGGCAATGGCGGTTTCGCATTCCCTGTAACAAACAAGCAAGACTTGATCAAGGAGGAGGACGAAGATTATAATGAAGACGATGATGTCAAGTCACCACAAGAAGTGACGGCTTGAGCGAGCTCGGGGCTCTGGCGCTCCGCGGTGTTAACGGAAGAAGGAGCAGGTCAAGGTCGAGATGACATGCTCCCGCCATTTTCTTTCTCATGGGGTGTTATATTTTCTTGCGTTT
The genomic region above belongs to Rhodamnia argentea isolate NSW1041297 chromosome 6, ASM2092103v1, whole genome shotgun sequence and contains:
- the LOC115734138 gene encoding DNA topoisomerase 6 subunit B isoform X3, which encodes MIGLVDRERVDEELYDDYETAKAREKRLAKEARNQEIQAKNAALGKKVKEPTPAKAMKGRGEASFYRVTCKDNGRGMPHDDIPNMFGRVLSGTKYGLRQTRGKFGLGAKMALIWSKMSTGLPIDISSSMRGQNYVSFCRLDIDIHRNIPHIHIHEKLEKKEEWHGAEIQVVIEGNWTTYRSKILHYMRQMAVITPYAQFIFKFVSDTSDKSMTIKFARRTDVMPPVPLETKHHPSSVDLLLIKRLITETSKQNILQFLQHEFVNISKAHAERLIGEMGPEFQPKMLIKSLTDQQIVRIHQLFRQAKFEDPIGDCLSPAGEYNLRLGIIKELHPDMVATYSGSAQVFEGHPFIVEAGVSLGGKDVKQGLNIFRFANRIPLLFEQGADVVTRTALKRINWSSYKINQMQDKIGVFVSIVSTKIPFKGTGKEYIGDDITEIATAVKYAIQQCCIQLKSKIVKKMQAREQQERKRNLSKYIPNAAGAVYDVLKEMAQSHALKKKRYEDEDATLLGKVSTRLITKDTLTEKLSQHVEQVDYEMALEFATQSGVSEEPREAIYIHSLDTKSDFIDFSNSIFCFRLTRERTINGTCWTL
- the LOC115734138 gene encoding DNA topoisomerase 6 subunit B isoform X1, encoding MEAGGSSESPADQPKRGKSKTPRKAKDSVLKQKSPAEFFAENKNIAGFDNPGKCLYTTVRELVENSLDSAESISELPVVEVTIEEIGKVKFNTMIGLVDRERVDEELYDDYETAKAREKRLAKEARNQEIQAKNAALGKKVKEPTPAKAMKGRGEASFYRVTCKDNGRGMPHDDIPNMFGRVLSGTKYGLRQTRGKFGLGAKMALIWSKMSTGLPIDISSSMRGQNYVSFCRLDIDIHRNIPHIHIHEKLEKKEEWHGAEIQVVIEGNWTTYRSKILHYMRQMAVITPYAQFIFKFVSDTSDKSMTIKFARRTDVMPPVPLETKHHPSSVDLLLIKRLITETSKQNILQFLQHEFVNISKAHAERLIGEMGPEFQPKMLIKSLTDQQIVRIHQLFRQAKFEDPIGDCLSPAGEYNLRLGIIKELHPDMVATYSGSAQVFEGHPFIVEAGVSLGGKDVKQGLNIFRFANRIPLLFEQGADVVTRTALKRINWSSYKINQMQDKIGVFVSIVSTKIPFKGTGKEYIGDDITEIATAVKYAIQQCCIQLKSKIVKKMQAREQQERKRNLSKYIPNAAGAVYDVLKEMAQSHALKKKRYEDEDATLLGKVSTRLITKDTLTEKLSQHVEQVDYEMALEFATQSGVSEEPREAIYIHSLDTKSDFIDFSNSIFCFRLTRQ
- the LOC115734138 gene encoding DNA topoisomerase 6 subunit B isoform X4: MEAGGSSESPADQPKRGKSKTPRKAKDSVLKQKSPAEFFAENKNIAGFDNPGKCLYTTVRELVENSLDSAESISELPVVEVTIEEIGKVKFNTMIGLVDRERVDEELYDDYETAKAREKRLAKEARNQEIQAKNAALGKKVKEPTPAKAMKGRGEASFYRVTCKDNGRGMPHDDIPNMFGRVLSGTKYGLRQTRGKFGLGAKMALIWSKMSTGLPIDISSSMRGQNYVSFCRLDIDIHRNIPHIHIHEKLEKKEEWHGAEIQVVIEGNWTTYRSKILHYMRQMAVITPYAQFIFKFVSDTSDKSMTIKFARRTDVMPPVPLETKHHPSSVDLLLIKRLITETSKQNILQFLQHEFVNISKAHAERLIGEMGPEFQPKMLIKSLTDQQIVRIHQLFRQAKFEDPIGDCLSPAGEYNLRLGIIKELHPDMVATYSGSAQVFEGHPFIVEAGVSLGGKDVKQGLNIFRFANRIPLLFEQGADVVTRTALKRINWSSYKINQMQDKIGVFVSIVSTKIPFKGTGKEYIGDDITEIATAVKYAIQQCCIQLKSKIVKKMQAREQQERKRNLSKYIPNAAGAVYDVLKEMAQSHALKKKRYEDEDATLLGKVSTRLITKDTLTEKLSQHVEQVDYEMALEFATQSGVSEEPREAIYIHSLDTKSDFIDFSNSIFCFRLTRERTINGTCWTL
- the LOC115734138 gene encoding DNA topoisomerase 6 subunit B isoform X2, which encodes MEAGGSSESPADQPKRGKSKTPRKAKDSVLKQKSPAEFFAENKNIAGFDNPGKCLYTTVRELVENSLDSAESISELPVVEVTIEEIGKVKFNTMIGLVDRERVDEELYDDYETAKAREKRLAKEARNQEIQAKNAALGKKVKEPTPAKAMKGRGEASFYRVTCKDNGRGMPHDDIPNMFGRVLSGTKYGLRQTRGKFGLGAKMALIWSKMSTGLPIDISSSMRGQNYVSFCRLDIDIHRNIPHIHIHEKLEKKEEWHGAEIQVVIEGNWTTYRSKILHYMRQMAVITPYAQFIFKFVSDTSDKSMTIKFARRTDVMPPVPLETKHHPSSVDLLLIKRLITETSKQNILQFLQHEFVNISKAHAERLIGEMGPEFQPKMLIKSLTDQQIVRIHQLFRQAKFEDPIGDCLSPAGEYNLRLGIIKELHPDMVATYSGSAQVFEGHPFIVEAGVSLGGKDVKQGLNIFRFANRIPLLFEQGADVVTRTALKRINWSSYKINQMQDKIGVFVSIVSTKIPFKGTGKEYIGDDITEIATAVKYAIQQCCIQLKSKIVKKMQAREQQERKRNLSKYIPNAAGAVYDVLKEMAQSHALKKKRYEDEDATLLGKVSTRLITKDTLTEKLSQHVEQVDYEMALEFATQSGVSEEPREAIYIHSLDTKSDFIDFSNSIFCFRLTR